Proteins from a single region of Eremothecium gossypii ATCC 10895 chromosome VI, complete sequence:
- the MTC1 gene encoding DUF5427 domain-containing protein MTC1 (Syntenic homolog of Saccharomyces cerevisiae YJL123C (MTC1)), with the protein MTGAGKPSEADEVLEFLDSLPDGAGKKGGQTGTPNAEGNEDILEFLDELEQSNLKVDAKKPAGAAVGVQKTVKAAGDTKGAAATGKAAAGVQKAAGDSAEAAPLRAGQPEKQEVAEELHDPIKSLSNWWSSSGQATVSSIWSKTTERATQLKDRITLEQQDLTTKLNTNPIASKLSNATMLSELTSQLTKFVVGETEEVLRIHLVHDLVNFHDLSYEVESQFHDVLSSQVQGGIRIFVDQWDRPNESAAEGPAGNIHGLNMFQGKPTEGDKLCRANLDNAMKLFQKAMEESRRQRRERDIEAAADEESRISDVFIGILAVGQPQKGDEGAVVDSTHVGSFSFTIHLEDMSNGVSLLVRSQGFPIRWAGWLEGKSDLKKKEDEKPLEGEIDPSEWVKDWIDKGLALSIGVLAQNYVIERMGV; encoded by the coding sequence ATGACAGGTGCTGGAAAGCCATCAGAGGCGGACGAAGTACTGGAGTTTTTAGATTCGTTGCCCGATGGGGCCGGGAAGAAGGGCGGACAGACGGGCACGCCGAATGCAGAGGGCAATGAGGACATACTGGAGTTTCTTGACGAACTTGAACAAAGCAACCTGAAGGTGGATGCAAAGAAGCCTGCGGGTGCGGCCGTAGGCGTTCAGAAAACGGTAAAGGCCGCCGGAGACACAAAGGGGGCCGCGGCAACAGGAAAGGCCGCCGCGGGGGTGCAAAAGGCGGCCGGGGACTCTGCAGAAgccgcgccgctgcgcgcgggGCAGCCTGAGAAACAGGAGGTAGCGGAGGAGCTGCACGACCCGATCAAGTCGTTGTCGAATTGGTGGTCCTCCAGCGGCCAGGCTACTGTATCGAGCATCTGGTCGAAAACGACGGAGCGCGCGACGCAGTTGAAGGACCGCATCACGTTGGAACAGCAGGATTTGACAACAAAGCTAAACACCAACCCCATTGCGTCGAAGCTGTCGAATGCCACCATGCTTTCCGAACTGACCTCGCAGTTGACGAAGTTTGTCGTAGGCGAAACAGAAGAGGTGCTGCGCATCCACTTAGTCCACGACTTGGTCAACTTCCACGATCTATCCTACGAGGTTGAGTCGCAGTTCCACGATGTTCTCAGCTCTCAGGTTCAGGGCGGGATTCGCATCTTTGTCGACCAGTGGGATCGGCCAAACGAATCTGCCGCAGAGGGGCCGGCAGGTAACATCCACGGGCTGAACATGTTCCAGGGGAAGCCGACCGAAGGAGACAAGCTGTGCCGCGCAAACCTTGACAATGCCATGAAGCTATTCCAGAAGGCGATGGAGGAGTCGAGACGCCAGCGTCGCGAGCGCGACATTGAGGCTGCTGCAGATGAGGAGAGCAGAATCAGCGATGTGTTTATCGGCATTCTTGCTGTTGGACAGCCCCAGAAAGGCGACGAGGGGGCAGTAGTGGACTCGACGCATGTCGGGAGTTTTAGCTTCACCATCCACCTGGAAGACATGTCCAATGGCGTGTCGCTTCTTGTCCGCTCGCAGGGGTTCCCGATTAGATGGGCGGGCTGGCTCGAGGGAAAGTCGGAcctgaagaagaaggaaGACGAGAAACCCCTCGAGGGTGAAATAGACCCGAGCGAATGGGTTAAGGACTGGATCGACAAAGGGCTCGCGCTCTCCATCGGGGTCCTCGCGCAGAATTACGTAATCGAGAGGATGGGCGTCTGA
- the FMP46 gene encoding putative redox protein (Syntenic homolog of Saccharomyces cerevisiae YKR049C (FMP46)) translates to MSLLRTLQMQPRVITVFAEHANVGAASEILGALKTASGPKCKVQVSTMFPTLEQLIYMSEINRTAVAAQVPRLSELLQKPSFSEEFSSPLAQCTQDGVWRSQGGLWVDWEKRLLGADGQSVHELLGSSTMTID, encoded by the coding sequence ATGTCGTTGCTACGGACATTGCAGATGCAACCCAGGGTGATTACAGTGTTTGCGGAGCATGCAAATGTGGGAGCCGCGTCTGAGATACTGGGTGCCCTGAAGACCGCATCCGGACCCAAGTGCAAGGTGCAGGTTAGCACGATGTTCCCGACACTTGAGCAGCTAATTTACATGAGCGAGATCAACAGAACTGCCGTGGCGGCGCAAGTCCCACGGCTTTCAGAGCTGTTACAGAAGCCCAGCTTCAGTGAGGAGTTCAGCAGTCCGCTGGCGCAGTGCACCCAGGATGGCGTGTGGCGCAGCCAGGGGGGGCTCTGGGTAGACTGGGAGAAGCGGCTCTTGGGAGCCGACGGGCAGTCAGTGCATGAGCTTTTGGGGTCATCCACAATGACAATAGACTAA
- a CDS encoding AFL213Wp (NOHBY614; No homolog in Saccharomyces cerevisiae; Syntenic homolog of Kluyveromyces lactis KLLA0E15246g) gives MPAVLDRPKTYKKPTLEDVDPTINYIPAVVRDKLTHESQEMLQRLRKFVDIECLGKEKLYLRELQAHGYESEQCPTVQLLRTRAEELDLQQLYVRKRVFDNQEPFYENRLSMLEYCMASFFLGKSQLAQAVMHAHCSMVNVGAMELLLRHGSPEQLSLFLSPMISAQLHSSFMVSESEVSSSDALNVSTTCKIDDSNGTMTLNGSKWFVTSLEDNKCELWLLLAVTEFDEGNIYKRHSVVLLDKDAIKSEGITYERIDTGGPNSITDSNKYYRVQFKNAVVPLNILGQRGEGFSMVQTRTSLAKLYQCMKLCGTGHEALRLAQLRASSRKVFGSKLQKTDTFKTDVATWKIKIEVCKLLCCNAAVRCQVEGIKVARDDIAMAKIYTPREMSELVNWSIQIHGALGLCTLESPLLHMWHSCRATRINEGPDEALLSQLGKLEISNFAKNQKTWDDELAKAKSS, from the coding sequence CATGAGTCACAGGAGATGCTCCAGCGACTCCGCAAGTTCGTGGATATTGAATGTTTGGGGAAAGAGAAACTGTATCTGCGTGAATTGCAAGCGCATGGGTATGAAAGCGAGCAATGCCCCACGGTGCAGCTTCTTCGCACTCGCGCCGAAGAGCTCGACCTTCAACAGCTCTACGTCAGGAAGAGAGTCTTCGACAACCAGGAGCCGTTCTATGAAAACCGCTTGAGTATGCTGGAATATTGCATGGCGAGCTTTTTCCTCGGTAAGTCACAGTTGGCACAAGCGGTCATGCATGCACACTGTTCGATGGTCAATGTTGGAGCCATGGAGCTACTTTTGCGTCATGGCTCCCCAGAACAGTTGAGCCTTTTTTTGAGTCCAATGATATCTGCGCAGTTACATTCGAGTTTCATGGTTAGCGAAAGCGAAGTTTCCAGCTCCGACGCGCTCAATGTCAGCACAACCTGCAAAATAGACGATTCAAACGGCACAATGACTTTAAATGGATCAAAGTGGTTTGTAACATCTTTGGAGGACAATAAGTGTGAACTATGGCTTCTACTTGCTGTAACCGAATTTGATGAAGGGAATATATACAAACGGCATTCAGTGGTACTCTTAGACAAGGACGCTATAAAATCTGAAGGAATAACCTATGAACGTATTGATACAGGCGGGCCCAACTCCATCACAGACAGCAATAAATACTACCGTGTGCAATTCAAAAATGCAGTAGTCCCATTAAACATCCTAGGCCAGAGAGGTGAAGGCTTTTCGATGGTGCAAACCAGGACTAGTTTAGCAAAACTATACCAATGCATGAAGCTCTGCGGAACCGGTCATGAAGCCCTCCGCTTGGCGCAATTACGTGCCTCTAGCCGAAAGGTTTTCGGCTCGAAGTTACAAAAGACAGACACATTCAAAACTGACGTTGCCACTTGGAAAATCAAAATTGAAGTTTGCAAGCTGCTTTGTTGCAACGCAGCTGTTCGTTGTCAGGTAGAGGGTATTAAGGTGGCACGCGATGACATAGCGATGGCCAAGATATATACACCACGCGAAATGAGCGAATTAGTAAACTGGTCTATTCAAATACACGGCGCCCTGGGACTCTGTACCTTGGAATCCCCGCTACTCCATATGTGGCATAGCTGCAGGGCAACACGCATTAACGAGGGCCCAGACGAAGCTCTTCTTTCCCAACTGGGTAAGCTCGAAATCTCTAACTTCGCTAAGAATCAAAAAACCTGGGACGACGAGTTGGCCAAGGCCAAATCCTCTTAA
- the ALB1 gene encoding Alb1p (Syntenic homolog of Saccharomyces cerevisiae YJL122W (ALB1)) — protein sequence MPSKNSINRPKQKLNLQHRVQKNAAKRSARERAGLLAPPRSSDQSQSGRAKSIPLDLFRGERVDQGPITTKTLSKKRAKKIERNLRYVEQRKLLVDVQAARESGMDIDVETAVSTKAKTQQTGPLQKVKESIWSALEDVAAQEMIVQTGAGTTLGGQFFP from the coding sequence ATGCCATCGAAGAACTCCATCAACAGACCCAAGCAGAAACTGAACCTGCAGCACCGCGTGCAGAAAAACGCAGCGAAGAGAAGCGCCAGGGAGCGCGCAGGGTTACTTGCGCCGCCAAGATCCAGCGATCAGTCGCAATCGGGCCGCGCGAAGTCCATTCCACTGGATTTGTTCCGTGGAGAGCGTGTGGACCAGGGGCCGATCACCACGAAGACGCTGTCCAAGAAGCGGGCCAAGAAGATCGAGAGAAACCTGCGGTATGTGGAGCAGCGTAAGCTGCTTGTGGACGTGCAGGCTGCGCGGGAGTCTGGGATGGACATCGATGTGGAGACTGCGGTGAGCACTAAAGCCAAGACTCAGCAGACGGGACCGCTTCAGAAGGTGAAGGAGTCCATTTGGAGTGCTCTGGAGGACGTCGCCGCGCAGGAGATGATCGTGCAGACAGGGGCTGGTACGACCCTAGGCGGCCAGTTTTTTCCGTAG
- the LSM1 gene encoding Lsm1p (Syntenic homolog of Saccharomyces cerevisiae YJL124C (LSM1)) yields MSHSKISEGEADLYLDQYNFTTTAAIVGSVDRKIFVLLRDGRMLFGVLRTFDQYANLILQHCVERIYIPEEGQYGECERGVFMVRGENVVMLGEVDIDKEDKPLEQLERVPFEEAARYRDGQNETKFKVETQKSKELARYGLIHDFNKSDMY; encoded by the coding sequence ATGTCGCATAGCAAAATATCAGAGGGTGAGGCGGACCTATACTTGGACCAGTACAACTTCACGACGACCGCCGCTATTGTGGGGTCAGTGGATCGCAAGATTTTTGTACTGCTACGGGACGGGCGCATGCTTTTTGGAGTTCTGCGTACGTTCGACCAGTATGCCAACTTGATTCTGCAGCATTGTGTGGAGAGAATATATATTCCGGAGGAGGGCCAGTACGGCGAGTGCGAGCGCGGAGTATTCATGGTGCGCGGAGAGAACGTAGTGATGCTGGGGGAGGTAGACATTGACAAGGAGGACAAACCACTGGAACAGCTGGAGCGGGTTCCGTTTGAAGAGGCGGCACGGTACCGCGACGGGCAGAACGAGACCAAATTCAAGGTGGAGACGCAGAAGAGCAAAGAACTGGCGCGCTACGGTTTGATTCATGATTTCAACAAATCTGATATGTACTAG